The proteins below are encoded in one region of Syngnathus acus chromosome 2, fSynAcu1.2, whole genome shotgun sequence:
- the mmadhca gene encoding metabolism of cobalamin associated Da produces the protein MPSTVLCGGGRLVRSQTLGRQILAALKVSRVRTFSTANPDEPYISVSHTDSGPRTVWPDENMGPFGPQDQRFQLPGNVGFDSHLDGVEEKKKLPVGRTLPDVLTALSSTERQQFILAQFVHEFQGKLGPISKRLHKAEQYFNQTDTDCSISSCPELLRKDLELLFPTVPNTSITVVTVSQRSGRCKEAEPDREQLLSKFMTGAKEMCFALWTAGYWADFIDPTTGEPFFASPLSSSAGQTGKEPRHSGFRIETSGSCTVIQHILRGTPQFVGTVFTNAPTHSGAVTRLQGLSHELDDEAE, from the exons ATGCCCAGCACA GTCTTGTGCGGTGGAGGCCGGCTGGTCCGATCTCAGACCCTAGGTCGGCAAATATTAGCGGCTCTGAAGGTGTCCAGAGTCAGAACTTTCTCTACTGCAAATCCAGATGAACCTTACATATCTGTATCGCATACAGATTCAG GCCCGAGAACTGTGTGGCCCGATGAAAACATGGGACCTTTCGGACCTCAGGACCAACGCTTCCAGTTACCAGGCAATGTGGGGTTTGACAGCCATCTGGACGGTgtggaagagaagaaaaaattgCCAGTCGGCAGGACTTTGCCTGACGTGCTAACGGCCCTGAGCAGCACAGAAAGACAACAGTTCATCCTAGCCCAGTTTGTTCATGAGTTTCAG GGGAAACTGGGCCCCATATCTAAGCGCCTCCACAAAGCTGAGCAGTACTTCAATCAAACAGACACAGATTGCTCCATAAGTTCCTGTCCTGAGCTGTTAAGGAAAG ATTTGGAGCTCTTGTTCCCGACAGTCCCAAACACTTCCATCACAGTTGTGACGGTCTCGCAAAGGAGCGGTCGCTGCAAGGAGGCGGAGCCAGACAGAGAGCAGCTACTCAGCAAA TTTATGACGGGTGCTAAGGAGATGTGTTTTGCACTGTGGACTGCAGGCTACTGGGCTGACTTTATCGATCCGACAACAGGAGAACCT TTCTTTGCGTCCCCGCTTAGTTCAAGCGCGGGACAAACAGGAAAGGAGCCACGGCATTCTGGCTTCCGCATCGAGACGTCAGGCTCCTGCACGGTTATCCAACACATTCTGAGAGGAACGCCTCAGTTTGTGGGCACAGTTTTCACCAACGCGCCGACCCACAGCGGCGCCGTCACACGACTACAAGGACTCTCACATGAATTGGACGATGAGGCTGAATAG